A window of Rattus norvegicus strain BN/NHsdMcwi chromosome 14, GRCr8, whole genome shotgun sequence contains these coding sequences:
- the Slc25a52 gene encoding mitochondrial nicotinamide adenine dinucleotide transporter SLC25A51 produces MLGSEAHDKRPPMLTSSNQDLSPHLADVGQIKHYFCGCCAAFNNVAITYPVQKIFFRQQLYRIKTWDAILQLRKDGFRNLYRGIFPPLMQKTTTLALMFGLYEDLSCLLRKHVSNAPEFATRSVAALLARTTEAILTPLERVQTLFQDHKHRDKFTNTYQAFRALRCHGVAEYYRGLVPILFRNGFSNILFFFFFGLRGPIKEHLPTATTQSAHLVNDFICGGVLGAMLGFLSFPVNVVKARIQSQIGGPFQSLPMVFKTIWIERDRKLINLFRGAHLNHHRSLISWGIINATYEFLLKIV; encoded by the coding sequence ATGCTGGGCTCGGAAGCTCATGACAAGAGGCCTCCGATGTTGACCTCATCAAACCAGGATTTGTCACCTCACCTCGCGGACGTGGGGCAAATAAAGCATTACTTCTGTGGCTGCTGCGCCGCTTTCAACAACGTGGCCATCACGTACCCCGTTCAGAAGATCTTCTTCCGGCAGCAGCTGTACCGCATCAAAACCTGGGACGCCATCCTGCAGTTGAGGAAGGATGGGTTCCGCAACTTGTACCGGGGAATCTTCCCCCCACTGATGCAGAAGACGACCACGCTGGCGCTTATGTTTGGTCTGTATGAGGACCTGTCGTGCCTGCTCCGCAAGCACGTGAGCAACGCTCCTGAGTTTGCCACGCGAAGTGTGGCAGCGCTGCTTGCCAGGACAACAGAAGCCATTCTCACTCCATTGGAAAGGGTTCAGACTTTGTTTCAGGACCACAAGCATCGCGATAAGTTCACTAACACTTACCAGGCCTTCCGGGCGCTCAGATGCCATGGGGTTGCAGAGTATTACCGAGGCTTGGTCCCCATCCTTTTCCGAAATGGGTTCAgcaatatcctttttttttttttttttggccttcgAGGGCCCATTAAGGAGCATCTGCCTACTGCCACTACACAGAGTGCACATCTGGTCAACGACTTCATCTGTGGAGGTGTGCTCGGAGCCATGCTGGGCTTCTTAAGCTTCCCCGTTAATGTTGTAAAAGCTCGAATACAGTCTCAGATTGGTGGGCCGTTCCAGTCTCTTCCCATGGTTTTCAAGACAATCTGGATAGAACGGGACAGGAAACTGATCAATCTTTTCAGAGGTGCACATCTGAATCACCACCGCTCGCTCATCTCCTGGGGAATAATCAATGCAACTTATGAGTTTTTGTTAAAGATTGTGTGA